The Delphinus delphis chromosome 10, mDelDel1.2, whole genome shotgun sequence genome includes a region encoding these proteins:
- the NFKBIE gene encoding NF-kappa-B inhibitor epsilon gives MSEARKGPDETDESQYDSGIESLRSLRSLRSLPEPTPAPASGPSDGGGPQPWTHPPGTAKEPEEKEDTDGERADSTYGSSSLTEPLSLLGDPKTEDPAPDSRLPAAGALSPQQLEALTYISEDGDTLIHLAVIHEAPAVLLYCLALLPQEVLDIQNNLYQTALHLAVHLDQPGAVRALVLKGASRVLQDRHGDTALHVACQRQHLACARCLLEGQPELGRGPPHSLDLQLQNWQGLACLHIATLQRNWPLMELLLQNGADINAQEGTSGKTALHLAVETHERGLVQFLLQAGARVDARMLNGCTPLHLAAGRGLRSISSTLCEAGADSLLRNVEDETPQDLAEDPFALLPFDDLKISGKPLLCAD, from the exons ATGTCTGAGGCGCGGAAGGGGCCGGACGAGACTGATGAGAGCCAGTATGACTCGGGCATCGAGTCTCTGCGCTCTCTGCGCTCTCTGCGCTCTCTGCCCGAGCCCACCCCGGCCCCAGCCTCTGGGCCCTCAGACGGAGGGGGACCCCAGCCCTGGACTCATCCTCCGGGAACCGCCAAGGagccagaggagaaggaagataCAGATGGGGAGCGGGCTGACTCTACCTATGGCTCCTCATCGCTCACTGAGCCCCTGTCCTTGTTGGGGGACCCCAAGACCGAGGACCCAGCCCCAGACTCGCGGCTTCCCGCCGCGGGGGCGCTGAGCCCTCAGCAGCTGGAAGCACTCACTTACATCTCCGAGGACGGAGACAC GCTGATCCACCTGGCGGTGATTCATGAGGCCCCGGCTGTGCTGCTCTATTGCCTGGCTTTGCTGCCTCAGGAGGTCCTGGACATTCAGAACAACCTTTACCAG ACAGCACTCCATCTGGCCGTACATCTGGACCAGCCAGGTGCAGTTCGGGCCCTGGTGCTGAAGGGGGCCAGCCGGGTGCTACAGGACCGACACGGCGACACGGCCCTGCATGTGGCCTGCCAGCGCCAGCACCTGGCCTGTGCCCGCTGCCTGCTGGAAGGGCAGCCAGAGCTAGGCAGAGGACCGCCTCACTCCCTGGACCTCCAGCTGCAAAACTGGCAAG GTCTGGCCTGTCTCCACATCGCCACCCTGCAGAGGAACTGGCCACTTATGGAACTGCTGCTGCAGAACGGAGCTGACATCAACGCACAG GAGGGCACGAGCGGGAAGACAGCGCTGCATCTGGCCGTGGAGACCCACGAGCGGGGTCTGGTGCAGTTCCTTCTCCAGGCTGGGGCCCGGGTGGACGCCCGCATGCTCAACGGGTGCACACCCCTGCACCTCGCCGCGGGCCGGGGCCTCAGAAGCATCTCATCCACCCTGTGCGAGGCAGGTGCCGACTCCCTGCTGAGAAACGTGGAGGACGAGACTCCCCAGGACCTGGCTGAGGAT CCCTTTGCCCTTTTGCCCTTTGATGACCTGAAGATCTCCGGGAAGCCACTGCTGTGTGCTGACTGA
- the TCTE1 gene encoding dynein regulatory complex subunit 5 — translation MEETQITPPPSVPSWSSTSTQDQSFTAGQASSTGPQPSKSSVIPPPVKSKGPSSGAGVRRMRRIIAEDAEWSVAIVPLLTELCIQHIVKNFQNNPILKQLLPEHQKKVLNQLSPDLPLAVTANLIEDENYWRRCCTQRWPVCHVDEHGGSWKRMFFELHLENLLKHFIPGTTDPEVILSLLPLCRNYVRTIRVDQFLPPVQLLTPLRGGDQSDSSSEGEMEEELAMGHYQLGDLVAGLSHLEELDLVYGVKDCGMNFEWNLFLFTYRDCHSLAATVKACHTLKIFRLTRSKVDDDKARILICSLLDHAALEELDLSHNLIGDRGARAAAKLLGHSRLRVLNLANNQVRAPGAQSLAHALAHNSNLVSLSLRLNCIEDEGGQALAHALQTNKCLTTLHLGGNELSEPTATLLSQVLSINTTLTSINLSCNHIGLDGGKQLLEGMSDNKTLLEFDLRLSGIAQESEYLIGQALCANREAARQRALSSSHGQGP, via the exons ATGGAGGAAACCCAGATAACACCCCCACCGTCGGTCCCCAGCTGGTCCTCAACCTCCACCCAGGACCAGTCCTTCACTGCCGGCCAAGCTTCAAGCACAGGCCCACAGCCCTCAAAGTCCTCTGTCATCCCACCCCCAGTGAAGTCCAAGGGCCCGAGTTCCGGGGCTGGGGTACGTCGGATGCGCAGGATCATCGCTGAGGATGCTGAGTGGTCAGTGGCCATTGTGCCCCTCCTCACAGAACTCTGTATTCAACACATTGTCAAGAACTTCCAGA ACAACCCtatcctgaagcagctgctcccagAGCATCAGAAGAAGGTCCTGAACCAACTGTCCCCCGACCTGCCGCTGGCTGTGACCGCCAACCTGATAGAGGATGAGAACTACTGGCGCCGCTGCTGCACGCAACGCTGGCCCGTGTGCCACGTGGACGAGCACGGCGGCAGCTGGAAGCGCATGTTCTTCGAGCTGCACCTGGAGAACCTGCTGAAGCACTTCATCCCCGGCACCACGGACCCCGAGGTGATCCTCAGCCTGCTGCCGCTCTGCAGGAACTACGTGCGCACGATCCGGGTGGATCAGTTCCTTCCGCCCGTGCAGCTCCTGACCCCACTTCGGGGCGGGGATCAGTCCGACTCCAGCAGTGAAGGAGAGATGGAGGAGGAGCTGGCCATGGGCCACTACCAACTGGGCGACCTGGTGGCTGGCCTGAGCCACCTGGAGGAGCTGGACCTGGTGTACGGTGTCAAGGACTGTGGCATGAACTTCGAGTGGAACCTCTTCCTCTTCACCTACCGCGACTGCCACTCCCTGGCAGCCACAGTCAAGGCATGCCACACGCTCAAG ATCTTCAGGCTGACCCGAAGCAAGGTGGACGACGACAAGGCCCGCATCCTCATCTGCAGCCTCCTGGACCACGCGGCCCTAGAGGAGCTGGACCTGTCACACAACCTCATCGGAGACCGGGGCGCGCGCGCCGCCGCCAAGCTGCTGGGCCACAGCCGCCTGCGCGTGCTCAACCTCGCCAACAACCAGGTGCGCGCGCCCGGCGCCCAGTCGCTGGCTCACGCCCTGGCGCACAACAGCAACCTCGTCTCCCTCAGCCTGCGCCTCAACTGCATCGAGGATGAGGGCGGCCAGGCGCTCGCCCACGCCCTGCAGACCAACAAGTGCCTCACCACACTGCACCTCGGGGGCAACGAGCTGTCCGAGCCCACTGCCACGCTCCTCTCCCAGGTGCTGTCCATCAACACCACGCTCACTAGCATCAACCTGTCCTGCAACCACATCGGGCTG GATGGCGGGAAGCAGCTTCTAGAAGGCATGTCAGACAACAAGACCCTCCTGGAGTTTGATTTGCGCCTGTCAGGTATCGCCCAGGAGAGCGAGTATCTCATCGGCCAGGCCCTCTGTGCCAACCGTGAAGCAGCCCGCCAGCGGGCCCTGAGTTCCAGCCACGGCCAAGGGCCCTGA
- the TMEM151B gene encoding transmembrane protein 151B, which yields MSPPGSAAGESGGGGGGGGGGPGVPEEPTAAAVDEGPAREEQRPIQPSFTKSLCRESHWKCLLLSLLMYGCLGAVAWCHVTTVTRLTFSSAYQGNSLMYHDSPCSNGYVYIPLAFLLMLYAVYLVECWHCQARHELQHRVDVSSVRERVGRMQQATPCIWWKAISYHYVRRTRQVTRYRNGDAYTTTQVYHERVNTHVAEAEFDYERCGVRDVSKALVGLEGAPATRLRFTKCFSFASVEAENAYLCQRARFFAENEGLDDYMEAREGMHLKNVDFREFMVAFPDPARPPWYACSSAFWAAALLTLSWPLRVLAEYRTAYAHYHVEKLFGLEGPSSASGSAGGGLSPSDELLPPLTHRLPRVNTVDSTELEWHIRSNQQLVPSYSEAVLMDLAGLGARCAGGAAGGYARTCRYGGVGGPGAAGLAPYRRSCEHCQRAVSSSSIFSRSALSICASPRAGPGPGGGAGCGGSRFSLGRLYGSRRSCLWRSRSGSVNEASCPTEQTRLSSQASMGDDEDDEDEEEGGPPPPYHDALYFPVLIVHRQEGCLGHGHRPLHRHGSCVETSL from the exons ATGTCCCCCCCTGGCTCGGCCGCGGGTgagagcggcggcggcggcggcggcggcggtggtggCCCCGGGGTCCCGGAGGAGCCCACGGCGGCGGCGGTGGACGAGGGCCCCGCCCGAGAGGAG CAGCGTCCCATCCAGCCCTCTTTCACCAAGTCCCTCTGCCGTGAGTCCCACTGGAAGTGCCTGCTCCTCTCGCTGCTCATGTACGGCTGCCTGGGGGCCGTGGCCTGGTGCCACGTCACCACGGTGACCCGCCTCACCTTCAGCAGCGCCTACCAGGGCAACAGCCTCATGTACCACGACAGCCCCTGCTCCAACGGCTATGTCTACATCCCCCTGGCTTTCCTGCTCATGCTGTACGCTGTCTACCTGGTGGAGTGCTGGCATTGCCAAGCCCGCCACGAGCTGCAGCACCGCGTGGATGTGAGCAGCGTGCGGGAGCGCGTGGGCCGCATGCAGCAGGCCACGCCATGTATCTGGTGGAAGGCCATCAGCTACCACTATGTCCGCCGCACCCGCCAGGTCACCCGATACCGCAATGGAGACGCCTACACCACCACCCAG GTCTACCATGAGCGCGTCAACACGCACGTGGCCGAGGCCGAGTTCGACTACGAGCGCTGTGGCGTCCGCGACGTGTCCAAGGCgctggtggggctggagggcGCGCCTGCCACGCGCCTGCGCTTCACCAAGTGCTTCAGTTTCGCCAGCGTGGAGGCCGAGAACGCGTACCTGTGCCAGCGCGCGCGCTTCTTCGCCGAGAACGAGGGCTTGGACGACTACATGGAGGCGCGCGAGGGCATGCACCTAAAGAATGTGGACTTCCGCGAATTCATGGTGGCCTTCCCCGACCCGGCCAGGCCACCTTGGTACGCCTGCTCGTCGGCGTTCTGGGCTGCGGCGCTGCTCACGCTGTCGTGGCCGCTGCGCGTGCTGGCCGAGTACCGCACGGCCTATGCGCACTACCACGTGGAGAAGCTTTTCGGCCTGGAGGGCCCGAGCTCGGCCAGCGGCAGCGCGGGCGGCGGCCTCAGCCCCAGCGACGAGCTGTTGCCCCCGCTCACGCACCGCCTGCCGCGGGTCAACACGGTGGACAGCACGGAGCTCGAGTGGCACATCCGCTCCAACCAGCAGCTGGTGCCCAGCTACTCGGAGGCGGTGCTCATGGACCTGGCGGGGCTGGGCGCGCGCTGTGCTGGGGGCGCGGCGGGCGGCTACGCGCGCACGTGCCGCTACGGTGGGGTGGGTGGCCCAGGCGCAGCGGGCCTGGCCCCGTACAGGCGCAGCTGCGAGCACTGCCAGCGCGCCGTCAGTAGCTCGTCCATCTTCTCGCGCAGCGCTCTTAGCATCTGCGCCAGCCCTCGGGCCGGACCGGGGCCTGGCGGCGGGGCGGGCTGCGGGGGCAGCCGCTTCTCCCTGGGCCGCCTCTACGGCTCCCGGCGCAGCTGCCTGTGGCGCAGCCGGAGCGGGAGCGTCAACGAGGCGAGCTGCCCCACCGAGCAGACGCGGCTGTCCAGCCAGGCCAGCATGGGGGACGACGAGGACGACGAAGACGAGGAGGAGGGCGGGCCGCCGCCGCCCTACCACGACGCCCTCTACTTCCCCGTGCTCATCGTGCACCGGCAGGAGGGATGTCTGGGCCACGGCCACCGGCCGTTGCACCGCCACGGCTCCTGCGTAGAGACCTCACTGTGA